A genome region from Magnolia sinica isolate HGM2019 chromosome 8, MsV1, whole genome shotgun sequence includes the following:
- the LOC131253942 gene encoding high mobility group B protein 1-like has protein sequence MQEHPNVKAISVVGNARGEKWKSMSNVEKAPFEAKAAKKKGEYEKLISAYNKKQESMADDGDEESDRSKSEVHDDDEESEEEEDDDDEDDGLCGLGE, from the coding sequence ATGCAAGAGCATCCTAATGTGAAGGCTATCTCAGTTGTTGGGAACGCTAGGGGAGAGAAGTGGAAGTCAATGTCTAATGTTGAGAAAGCTCCTTTTGAAGCCAAAGCTGCAAAGAAGAAGGGCGAGTATGAAAAGCTTATTTCAGCCTACAACAAGAAACAGGAAAGTATGGCTGATGATGGTGATGAGGAGTCCGATAGGTCGAAATCCGAAGttcatgatgatgatgaggaaagtgaggaggaggaagatgatgatgatgaagatgatggcCTATGTGGCTTGGGGGAGTAA